In Zingiber officinale cultivar Zhangliang chromosome 1A, Zo_v1.1, whole genome shotgun sequence, a genomic segment contains:
- the LOC122038176 gene encoding uncharacterized protein LOC122038176, which translates to MASSESKKHWWVSNRKLVGKYLREARVLVATWENSNVSSAVGLLDAALALSQRHEDALELKARSLLFLRRFRDVADMLQDCIPSCATVGTGEGDSSTSVGSAASAPLNGARFSLLREESVGACAFSCISIADLKRKVSAGFSWSPRDEGHWRYLVLGHACCRLGLMEDALVLLQTGRRLAAVASRRLSVSLSGDRFESHSASVGSSGAAIESASASQLISHIKLLLRRTSAATSALEVGAASESVRHFSKVLDGRRVIPAAFAAGCFVGRASAHRLAGRLAEAIADCNRALAVEPYCITALRARADLLESVGALPDCLLDLDHLKLLYDSILRDGKLPGPAWRPRHGVRYRDVAAEHRALVARVQQLKSQVAAAAGFVNVDYYALTGVRRGCTKSELERANLLLMLRHKPEKAAAFVDRLEFCDDHRDPDSARDQAKMSATILYRMLQKGYSRIMATVAEAAERKQVIKEKRSSAPIQTTFLLETASSPSAPALFQEMFCREIMGAGCVLPHGAISVK; encoded by the exons ATGGCGAGCTCCGAGAGCAAGAAGCACTGGTGGGTGAGCAACAGGAAG CTCGTCGGCAAGTACCTCCGCGAAGCGCGAGTCCTGGTCGCGACGTGGGAGAACTCCAACGTCTCCTCCGCCGTCGGCCTCCTCGACGCCGCCCTCGCGCTCTCGCAGCGCCACGAGGACGCGCTGGAGCTCAAGGCGCGCTCGCTTCTCTTCCTCCGCCGCTTCCGGGATGTGGCAGACATGCTCCAAGACTGCATACCGAGTTGCGCTACGGTGGGGACTGGCGAGGGCGACTCCTCTACCTCCGTCGGCTCCGCCGCCTCAGCCCCTCTAAATGGGGCGCGATTCTCGCTGCTCCGGGAGGAATCCGTCGGCGCCTGCGCCTTCAGCTGCATCTCCATAGCCGACCTCAAGCGCAAGGTTTCAGCCGGATTCTCGTGGAGCCCCCGCGATGAAGGGCATTGGAG GTACCTAGTACTTGGCCATGCTTGCTGCCGCCTCGGGCTAATGGAGGACGCTCTGGTACTCCTCCAAACCGGTCGCCGTCTCGCTGCCGTCGCCTCTCGCCGCCTTTCTGTCTCTTTGTCTGGTGACAGATTCGAATCCCACTCTGCCTCTGTAGGTAGTAGCGGAGCGGCAATAGAGTCGGCGTCCGCTTCCCAACTCATTTCCCACATCAAGCTCCTCCTTCGCCGTACCTCCGCCGCCACCTCGGCGCTGGAGGTTGGCGCCGCCTCGGAATCCGTTCGCCACTTCTCCAAGGTACTCGACGGCCGACGAGTCATTCCAGCCGCGTTCGCCGCCGGTTGTTTCGTCGGCCGCGCCTCCGCCCACCGTCTGGCGGGCCGCCTCGCCGAGGCCATCGCGGACTGCAACCGCGCCCTCGCGGTGGAACCCTACTGCATAACCGCCCTCCGTGCCCGCGCCGACCTTCTCGAGTCCGTGGGGGCCCTCCCGGACTGCCTCCTCGACCTCGACCACTTGAAGCTCCTCTACGATTCCATACTCCGCGACGGCAAGCTTCCCGGCCCAGCATGGAGGCCTCGCCACGGCGTCCGGTACCGCGACGTCGCGGCCGAGCACCGGGCACTCGTGGCCCGAGTGCAACAGCTAAAGAGCCAAGTTGCGGCGGCAGCAGGGTTCGTCAACGTTGATTATTACGCCTTAACGGGAGTCCGCCGTGGGTGCACGAAGTCAGAGTTGGAGCGGGCGAACTTGCTGCTGATGCTGAGGCACAAGCCAGAGAAGGCGGCAGCGttcgtggatcgattggagttctgcgACGACCACCGGGATCCCGACAGCGCCAGGGATCAGGCCAAGATGTCTGCGACAATATTGTATCGCATGCTGCAGAAAGGGTATTCGAGGATTATGGCGACGGTGGCGGAGGCAGCGGAAAGGAAGCAAGTGATCAAGGAGAAGAGAAGTTCTGCTCCGATACAAACTACTTTCCTATTGGAGACGGCCTCGTCGCCGTCTGCGCCGGCGTTGTTTCAAGAGATGTTTTGCCGGGAGATAATGGGGGCGGGATGCGTACTTCCCCATGGTGCAATTTCGGTGAAATAG